ACCGTCGGAGCAGGACTGGCCCTTTTCAAACCAGATGCCGAATCCAGGATCGAATTGCGTCTGCGCGACGAGGAGGGAGACGATCCGTTGAACGGATTGTTCCTCCCCTGGAAAGACTTCCACCAAGGGGCTCGCACGCTCCCGGAATGGTTCGACGTGCCCGGAGTGGATGCGGAATTTCTGAGGGACTATCGGGGTCTTCTGTTCCTGCGAACGGAGGACGAATCGGGGTTTGCACCACTCGGGCTGCGATTCGGCAAGGGAACCTCTTCTCTCTCGGCGGTGCCGGCGATCCAAATTCCGGACGGAGGGGGGATCGAGGGCGGCCAAGCGCCGCCCCCGACGGTGAAATTGTCAGCGTCGCCGGCGTCGATCGAGCGGGGCCAGAGCACGACGCTGACCTGGTCGTCGACGAGCGCGGAGAGCGCGGAGATCGACCCGGACGTCGGAGCGGTGCCGACTTCGGGCACGCGGAAGGTTTCTCCAAACACCACCACGACCTACCGCATCACGGTGACGGGAGTAAACGGACAGACGGTCACGGCGTCGGTCACGGTTACGGTGTCCGTTTCCGAGCGGGCGGTGCTGATGGCGTTGTACCAATTCACCGGCGGACCCGATTGGTTTAAAAGCACGAACTGGGGAAGCAGCCGGCCACTCAGGTATTGGCGTGGGGTCATCGTCGATGACGACGGGCGCGTGACGGGGCTAAGTCTCGGGGGGAACGGCCTCACGGGGCCGATCCCGTCCGAAGAACTCGGAAACCTCTCCAACCTGGAATGGCTGAATCTCGAAAACAATGACTTGGCGGGGGCGATCCCACCGGAACTCGGAAATCTCTCCAATCTGGAAGCTCTAATTCTCGGCAACAATCGGCTGACAGGCCGGATCCCACCGGAACTCGGAAATCTTTCCAACCTGAAAAGGCTGGATCTCCGCCAAAACCGTCTAGCAGGCCCGATCCCTCCCGAACTCGGAAACCTCTCCAACCTGGAATGGCTAGATCTCAGCAACAACTGGTTGGCTGGCCCCCTGCCCCTGTCCCTGATCGAGCTCAAGGCAATGGAGGTCTTTCGAGCGGGCGAGACCGGGCTGTGTGCTCCGCTCGACGCGGAATTCCAAGTGTGGCTCGATGGGATGGCCGATGCTTCTGTGTGGAATTGTGGGGAGGTACGAGACCTAATGCTGTCCGGCACGGTGTGGCATTCGCCGGACGTGATCACGCCCGCTGACCCGTCGGCGCTGGACAGCGTGCGGTACGTCGGACGTGGAACGCGGGGGTTCTTCGATCCGTTCGTGAAGGAGTGGCGGAATGACCTTCGCCTCTACCTGTTTCGCGCACGCTTCGGGCAGCACGTGATGGAGGTGCAGGCGCACCCGCGTTATGGGTCCGTAGCTTCCGCCCGTGCCGCCGCCGAGGCGCTCACCCCTCCGTTGGGGCGGATACCGTACGCGCTTCTCGCCGGAGGCAGTGAGTTTGAAATAAGCCCAACGGAAACCGGCGGAGCGGGGGGCACTGGCTGCCACGGTGGCATTTTCCACCTCAATGGCCATGCGAGTGACCTACTGACGGGGGGATTCATTGAGGAAGTACTGCTCCACGAAGGGGCGCACGCTTCTTTGGACGACTGCAATTGGCCAAGACGGCGCACGATCCCCCGGCATAGCGGCTCGGCCGGGTGGCTGGCGGCACAGAAGGCCGACGGGAAGTTCATCTCAGAGTACGCACGGGCCCATCCGACCCGCGAGGACGTGGCCGAATCGATCTGGGGTTGGTTCGTGGTGCGATGCGTTCCCGACCGGGTGGCGCCGTGGGTCGTGGAAGCCATCAAGGCACGCATCCCCCATCGGTTGGCGTATTTTGACTCGCAGGATTTCGATATGTCACCCTACTCCTGCACCACCCCCGCGGCAATCCAGGGAGAGTTCCCCCCGAGCGACTGAGAGCACCCGGCAGGTGAGATTCGCCTCGGTCGGGTTGTCCAGCAGGAGATCGTCCGACAGCAAGACGACGGCGCCACTCTTGAGTTGCGGACCAGTCAGGGAGATCTTCTGGCAAGTGACGGGTCGATTACATCCGACGTAGTCTGCACTCTCCCCCCGGAAGCCCCATTTTCGATGTCCTTGCGGGAGGGGTGTTCTTGAAAACAGTCTCCTGTAGTTTCGAAAGAAGTTCGCTCAGCGCTTTTGTCCGCATCAGGCCGGACCCCACCAACAGATCAGTGTGTAGCGTTCCTTGTCCGCCGGCTCGACCTCATGCGGCGTATGCCCGCCCGGCCAAGCCACCATCTTGCCCTGTTTCGGCCGAATTCGTAGGTCGTACTGCGGGAACAGGGTATCGCCGCTATCCAGGGTCTTGAGGTAGATAACAGATGCCCATCGACGGTTCGGGAACTCGTTCCGCCCGCCCACGTCGATGTGCACCGGCATCGACTCGCCCGGACCCCACTTGACGACATGAGGGTTGCTGATCTTGACAGGAAGGTGGGTCGCGGCCTCGATTGCGTCACCGATGTCGTCGAGGGCATCGGCGACGTCTGGCCAGCTGTCCAGATCCGGCCACCAGAGATCCACATTGTCGCGCCATTTAGAGTCGGACGGGGTGAACTCTGAGATCAGCCTCTCGCAGACAGCGGGGGCCAGCCACCGGCGCGCGGTCAGGACATCGCGCCAAGGTCCCTCGCGGCGGATCGATGTCTTTCGCTTCGCCATTTGCCGCCACTGGAGGTTCCCCGGATCGCCAGCGGCGTTAAGCTGAGTTCGCACAGCTCCGAGGCGGGTTTGTCGAACGCGAGCGGCTTCGTCTGGAATCTCTTCAGCAGTTTCGGGGGCACCGCGCCATGCGATCACTTCCCGTACGGAGCCGATCACGCTGCCTTCGGGTATCAGGTGACGTCCCGGCTGGAGGAGCCTTAGCGTCGGAAACCACGGATACCAGAGCTTCGACGAATCGATCCAAGCGTCCATCATGCGCCAGGGTCCAATCTCGGCGTTTGGGACGGGTCCGAGCAGTAACGCACGGTCTCGAGGGGTTCTCCAGATCCACGGCTGGCCGAAGGTGATTGATCCGAGGCCGAACTTCGGGCTGGCTGGCCCGCTGTGAACGACGACATCGTTCTGCTCCGGTCCCCCATTCCACTCGGCGTCAATCGCCGCGTCGAGGACGATGGACTGAACGCTGCGGTTGGCGTCAAGCAGCGGGTCGCACCGGTAGGCGTGAGAACTTAGCCAGCCACGCGAAGGTTTGCCCGGCTCGAGATGCCAGCCAGGATCCTGTTTCTGGTCCGTTATCGGAAAGAGAGTGATGCTCAACGCCACCAGTCCTTGTTGATAGGATAGCCTACAGCAGTTCCGCAGTAGGCATGATAGGCATCTCGGTCTGGAGACCGCCAGAAATAGCGCTTCGCCCGCGCGGCCTGCCAGTCCGACGAAGTATCTCTCCTGAGAAGCCTGGGACGGTCCTTCCAGTAGCGAGTCGCTCCGTTGCCTGTCTGTGTGGGTGGTTCAGCGGTGCGGAGGATGTCTCCCTGCGGATGCCAGATTGAGTACCCGGCCTCGTAGATGGCAACCGTCCACCATGGCTCTTCGGTCGTGTAGCAGACCCAGTGTGGCCACGGCACGCGCTCGAACACAGAGCCGGGAAAGAATGCGAAGGCCATGGAGAGCCGCCGGGCGGGGACCGGACGATCTTCCTCCGGAAATCGCTGCCACGTCGTAATATACGGTGCACGTAAGTACCGGCACGGCTCCTGCTCAGGGAATACCTCGAAGACGGAGCCGCCGATCTCACCGTTCCGGTCGGGGAATGGCGAGGCCTCCCACGGAGGAATCATCGGCGAGGACGAAAGAAGTGCTGGCTTCTCAGAAATCTTAGATCCCCATTGCTGCTGGGCGATGCATTTCTCGTCCCAACCTGGGCAGGCCCAGGTGTGGGCATCCACCGAAAGGCCCCACCGCTCACCGCGCCACATCGACCATCCGATCCGACGCGCAGCGACTACGCCACGGGCTTCCTCCGGATGCTGATGGAACAGATCGACATCGTGCATTGCTGCCAACTCGTCGACGATATCCTGATTGTCGTCGTGTAGGATCATGTACATCGACACCGTCCCCAACCGAAACTCCCGCCCCGCCATCCTCCTGCGGGAGGGCTGGCGCGAAGGTAAACGCGTCCGAAAACGCGCCATCGCCAACCTCACCAACTGGCCTCCGGAAAAAATCAAGGGTCTCCGGCTCGTCCTCAAGAACGTCCCCGTGGTGCATCCGGACGAGCTCTTCGTCATCGAACGCTCCCTCCCCCATGGCCATGTCGAAGTCGTGCTCCAGGCCATCCGACGCCTCCGGCTCTCCTCTCTGATCGATCCCAAGCCCTCTCGGCAGCGCAACCTGGACCTGGCCCTGATCGTTCAGCGCTTGCTGCAGCCCGCCTCCAAGCTCGCCACGACCCGGCTCTGGCACACCACCACCCTGGCCTCGGAACTCTCCCTGGAGGACGCTGATTCCGACGACCTGTATGAGGCCATGGACTGGTTGCTTCAACGCCAAGGGCGTATCGAGAAGAAGCTGGCCCACCGGCACTTGGCCGAAAGGGACCACGTCCTTTACGACCTTTCCAGCAGCTACTACGAGGGCCAGACCTCTTCGCTGGTGCGCTACGGCCACAGCCGCGACGGCAAGCGGGGCCGGCCCATCATCGTCTACGGGGTGATGGCGGATCGGGCGGGCTGTCCGGTGGCCGTGCAAGCCTATCCGGGCAACACGGGGGATCCGGTCACGGTGCCCGACCAGGTGGAGACCTTGCGCCAGCGCTTCGGGTTCAAGCGAGCGGTGCTGGTGGGAGACCGGGGCCTGTTGACCGAGACCCGGATCCGGGATCTGAAGCGGCATCCGGCGATCCGCCAACTGGTGGAGACTCAAGCGGTTCAGCTCTCGCTCTTTGACGAACGTCACTTGGCGGAGATCCGCGCCCGAGCCTATCCGGGGGAACGGCTTGTGGTCTGCCACAACCCGATGCTGGCGGAGTATCGGCGGCGCAAGCGGGAGGATCTGTTGGCGGCCACGGAAGAAAAGTTGGCCAAGATCGCCCGGGAGGTGGCGCGGCGGACGAAGACTCCGTTGCTGGCGCCTCAGATCGCCGAGAAGGTGGGTCGCATCAAGAACCGGTACAAGGTGGCCAAGCACTTCGAACTGGAGATCGAAGACGGGCGCTTCAAGTACTCGCGGCGGACCGTAGCCATCACCCGCGAAGCGCAACTGGACGGCTTTTACATCTTGCGCACCAGCGAACCCGATGATCGGTTGCCGACGGCCGAGGTGGTGCGCAACTACAAGAACCTGACGAACGTCGAGCGGGCCTTCCGCTCTCTGAAGACGGTGGACTTGCAGATCCGCCCGATCCGACACCGGACGGAGACGCGGATCCGGTCGCATCTGTTCCTGTGTCTGCTGTCTTATTACGTGTAGTGGCATCTGCGCCGGGCGCTGGCCCCGTTGTTGTTCGACGACGAGGACCTGGAGGCGCACCGAGCGCGACGGGACCCGGTGCTGGCGGCGCAGCCGTCGGAGTCGGCCAAGAGGAAAAAGACGAAGCGGCGAACGGAGGACGGGTTGCCGATCCAGAGCTTCGCCACACTGATGGCGGAGCTGGGGACGCGCGCCCGTCATCGATGCCGGACGGCCTCGGACCCGGAGGGTCCGACCCTGCAACGGCTGACGGAACCGACCCTGCTGCAACAGCGGGCGATGGAACTGGTCAAAGCGTTCCCAGTGACGAAATAGGCCGTTTCGTGACTTATCCTTTTGGAATCAAGGAGTTATCTTGTCTCACCG
The Acidobacteriota bacterium genome window above contains:
- a CDS encoding DUF6065 family protein, with translation MSITLFPITDQKQDPGWHLEPGKPSRGWLSSHAYRCDPLLDANRSVQSIVLDAAIDAEWNGGPEQNDVVVHSGPASPKFGLGSITFGQPWIWRTPRDRALLLGPVPNAEIGPWRMMDAWIDSSKLWYPWFPTLRLLQPGRHLIPEGSVIGSVREVIAWRGAPETAEEIPDEAARVRQTRLGAVRTQLNAAGDPGNLQWRQMAKRKTSIRREGPWRDVLTARRWLAPAVCERLISEFTPSDSKWRDNVDLWWPDLDSWPDVADALDDIGDAIEAATHLPVKISNPHVVKWGPGESMPVHIDVGGRNEFPNRRWASVIYLKTLDSGDTLFPQYDLRIRPKQGKMVAWPGGHTPHEVEPADKERYTLICWWGPA
- a CDS encoding IS1634 family transposase, whose translation is MYIDTVPNRNSRPAILLREGWREGKRVRKRAIANLTNWPPEKIKGLRLVLKNVPVVHPDELFVIERSLPHGHVEVVLQAIRRLRLSSLIDPKPSRQRNLDLALIVQRLLQPASKLATTRLWHTTTLASELSLEDADSDDLYEAMDWLLQRQGRIEKKLAHRHLAERDHVLYDLSSSYYEGQTSSLVRYGHSRDGKRGRPIIVYGVMADRAGCPVAVQAYPGNTGDPVTVPDQVETLRQRFGFKRAVLVGDRGLLTETRIRDLKRHPAIRQLVETQAVQLSLFDERHLAEIRARAYPGERLVVCHNPMLAEYRRRKREDLLAATEEKLAKIAREVARRTKTPLLAPQIAEKVGRIKNRYKVAKHFELEIEDGRFKYSRRTVAITREAQLDGFYILRTSEPDDRLPTAEVVRNYKNLTNVERAFRSLKTVDLQIRPIRHRTETRIRSHLFLCLLSYYV